The Bradyrhizobium ottawaense genome window below encodes:
- a CDS encoding IS256 family transposase yields the protein MGQVIQIDEARIRDHLGEMVRGTVEETLNAMLEAEADQLCGAGRYERSPARQDTRAGSYERTLQTKAGDVNLKVPKLRRQTFETAIIERYWRRESSVEEALIEMYLAGISVRRVEDITEALWGTRVSPSTVSNLNKKIYTKIEARRNRRIEGEHPYLYLDGIVMKRSWAGEVRNVSLLVASAVNAEGFREILGICEGAKEDKSGWSSFLRHLVDRGLRGVQLVVSDACRGLVESVADYLPEARYQRCMVHFYRNVFSHVPSTRVHEVSHMLKAIHAQESRAAADEKARTVIADLRASRMAKAADLVEQAVHETLAYYAFPDIHWRKIRTNNPLERIMKEIRRRTRVVGAFPDGQSCLNLAAARLRHIAGTAWSTKCYMNMRPLYQPQLSETGAVA from the coding sequence ATGGGTCAGGTGATCCAAATTGATGAGGCCCGGATTCGAGATCACCTGGGCGAGATGGTCCGCGGGACGGTGGAAGAGACACTGAACGCCATGCTGGAGGCCGAAGCGGACCAGCTGTGCGGTGCTGGGCGTTATGAGCGCAGCCCGGCCCGGCAGGACACGCGGGCAGGCAGCTACGAGCGAACGCTGCAGACCAAGGCGGGCGACGTCAATCTGAAGGTTCCGAAGCTACGTCGGCAAACCTTCGAGACGGCGATTATCGAGCGCTACTGGAGGCGGGAGAGCTCGGTCGAGGAGGCGCTGATCGAGATGTATCTGGCCGGGATTTCGGTTCGGCGGGTCGAAGACATCACGGAGGCGCTGTGGGGCACCCGGGTCAGCCCGAGCACAGTGTCGAACCTGAACAAGAAGATCTATACCAAGATCGAGGCGCGGCGGAATCGCAGGATCGAAGGCGAGCATCCGTATCTCTACCTCGACGGCATCGTGATGAAGCGCAGCTGGGCTGGTGAGGTTCGCAACGTGTCGCTGCTAGTGGCCTCGGCGGTCAATGCTGAGGGGTTCCGGGAGATCCTCGGCATCTGTGAGGGCGCCAAGGAGGACAAATCCGGCTGGTCCTCGTTTCTGCGGCATCTCGTCGATCGCGGTCTCAGGGGCGTGCAGTTGGTGGTTTCCGATGCGTGCCGAGGTCTTGTCGAAAGCGTTGCGGATTATCTGCCGGAGGCCCGCTATCAACGCTGCATGGTGCATTTTTATCGCAATGTCTTCAGCCACGTGCCGTCGACCCGGGTCCACGAGGTGAGCCACATGCTCAAGGCCATTCATGCCCAGGAGAGCCGCGCCGCGGCCGACGAGAAAGCCAGGACCGTCATCGCGGATCTGCGGGCAAGCCGTATGGCCAAAGCTGCTGATCTCGTCGAGCAGGCGGTTCACGAGACGCTCGCCTACTATGCCTTTCCTGACATCCATTGGCGGAAGATTCGAACGAACAATCCGCTCGAGCGCATCATGAAGGAGATCCGGCGACGAACCCGTGTCGTCGGCGCCTTCCCCGACGGTCAATCCTGTCTCAATTTGGCGGCGGCCCGGCTGCGGCACATTGCCGGAACGGCGTGGTCGACCAAATGCTACATGAACATGCGACCGCTCTATCAGCCACAACTCTCTGAAACCGGAGCCGTCGCCTGA